A portion of the Stigmatella aurantiaca DW4/3-1 genome contains these proteins:
- a CDS encoding serine/threonine-protein kinase, whose amino-acid sequence MPSLDTTAISRPRNADSLPGYRLEKLVGMGGMGEVHKATQLSLNRTVAVKLLNPDLAKEADFVARFQKEAAALATLSHPNIVDIVDKGKTDNTYYLVMEFVDGPSLRELMRSPLLTIPESLRMMMEICRGVQYAHTRNVIHRDLKPENILFDQQAGNIAKVTDFGLASFLDDANTRFNLTSTHVSMGTLSYMAPEQRVDAKTADARADIFSLGVILYELLTGEVPLGTFDPPSKHKPELDARLDGIVTRCLKPDPEERYPTVSALMADLEPLAPLTLSQISKPLTFWGRVKRGARRAARIAAQAVAVLLVLSALGVLGVAWLRSGERRPRVMPGAALTADLGPHSTRSLPGRLTKGTERKVVAGDGPDALSLLTAGRPVVSEAKALVFPAVEGQSRVGRAVVDVVDMEGDIALLKADVLAEPPPSTLAVRLRSVLYGPPPDAQAALMLVGSTGRYVALVQHGAGAPLALEWALGERRGTMLGLFSPAGKAHLEMEIDAEGVLRAFVGTDKDRRPIAEPLIIGPAWQKQLGDAPRPAVGCIEGTCRIEGLSYSLRQAPPVAPVAVTPQAPVPRPAQVSVKPVAKPAPPAKRPPAKAPPPKGGKRK is encoded by the coding sequence ATGCCTTCCCTGGACACCACCGCGATTAGCCGGCCGCGCAACGCTGACTCCCTCCCCGGTTACCGCCTCGAAAAGCTCGTGGGCATGGGGGGAATGGGCGAGGTGCACAAGGCCACCCAGCTGTCCCTCAACCGCACCGTGGCGGTGAAGCTGCTCAACCCGGACCTGGCCAAGGAGGCTGACTTCGTCGCGCGCTTCCAGAAGGAGGCCGCCGCGCTCGCCACCCTGTCCCACCCCAACATCGTCGACATCGTCGACAAGGGGAAGACGGACAACACGTACTACCTGGTCATGGAGTTCGTGGATGGGCCCTCGCTGCGCGAGCTGATGCGCTCGCCGCTGCTGACCATCCCCGAGTCCCTGCGGATGATGATGGAGATCTGCCGGGGTGTGCAGTACGCGCACACGCGCAACGTCATCCACCGGGACCTCAAGCCGGAGAACATCCTCTTCGACCAGCAGGCCGGCAACATCGCCAAGGTGACGGACTTCGGGCTGGCCTCGTTCCTGGACGATGCCAATACCCGCTTCAACCTCACCAGCACCCACGTCTCCATGGGCACGCTGTCCTACATGGCGCCCGAGCAGCGGGTGGACGCGAAGACCGCGGATGCCCGCGCCGACATCTTCTCGCTGGGCGTCATCCTCTATGAGCTGCTCACGGGCGAGGTGCCCCTGGGCACGTTCGATCCGCCCTCCAAGCACAAGCCGGAGCTCGACGCGCGGCTGGATGGCATCGTCACCCGCTGCCTGAAGCCGGACCCCGAGGAGCGCTACCCCACGGTGAGCGCCCTCATGGCGGACCTGGAGCCGCTGGCCCCGCTCACCCTGTCGCAGATCTCCAAGCCGCTCACCTTCTGGGGACGGGTGAAGCGGGGGGCCCGGCGCGCGGCCCGGATCGCCGCCCAGGCGGTGGCCGTCCTGCTGGTGCTCTCGGCCCTCGGCGTGCTGGGCGTGGCGTGGCTTCGCTCCGGCGAGAGGCGCCCCCGGGTGATGCCGGGCGCCGCGCTCACCGCGGACCTGGGCCCCCACTCCACCCGCTCGTTGCCAGGGCGGCTCACCAAGGGCACCGAGCGCAAGGTGGTGGCCGGCGATGGGCCCGACGCGCTCTCGCTGCTCACCGCCGGAAGGCCCGTGGTCTCCGAAGCCAAGGCGCTGGTGTTTCCCGCGGTGGAGGGGCAGTCCCGCGTGGGCCGGGCCGTGGTGGACGTGGTGGACATGGAGGGGGACATCGCCCTGCTGAAGGCGGACGTGCTCGCCGAGCCGCCCCCGAGCACCCTGGCCGTGCGCCTGCGCTCCGTGCTCTATGGTCCCCCGCCCGATGCCCAGGCCGCGCTGATGCTGGTGGGCTCCACGGGGCGCTATGTCGCCCTCGTCCAGCATGGGGCGGGCGCGCCGCTGGCGCTGGAATGGGCCCTGGGCGAGCGCCGCGGCACCATGCTGGGGCTGTTCTCACCGGCCGGCAAAGCCCACCTGGAGATGGAGATTGATGCCGAGGGGGTGCTGCGCGCCTTCGTGGGCACCGACAAGGATCGCCGCCCCATCGCGGAGCCCCTCATCATTGGCCCCGCCTGGCAGAAGCAGTTGGGCGACGCGCCCCGCCCAGCCGTCGGCTGCATCGAGGGCACCTGCCGCATCGAAGGGCTCAGCTACAGCCTCCGGCAGGCGCCCCCCGTGGCCCCCGTGGCCGTGACCCCCCAGGCCCCGGTGCCCCGGCCCGCCCAGGTCTCCGTCAAACCGGTGGCCAAACCCGCCCCTCCCGCGAAGCGGCCCCCGGCCAAAGCCCCCCCTCCCAAGGGCGGCAAGCGCAAGTAA
- a CDS encoding putative metal-binding motif-containing protein encodes MTVAYTFRTQCLVVSAQDGDSGEPEQQKLTSSLKQLQQGSAEAVAAVFRKATWSRTLRITATAYGNSSCEGSVLARKESTVALPETQIVEHRIDLAAPDEDGDGYIPLDQGGVDCNDSDPAFHPGIQEVCDNQDNNCDGNIDEGAGPNWYPDRDGDNFGDVKATPLASCAQPASQGTTQYVQDNSDCLDSNKEVFPRKDHSETRCDEVDDDCDGIVDDGFALKGETCNDPCPKGTYVCNSTRDGLACSGAPPKEPYYPDADGDGEGDARGANSGLKCPEEPSPSGTVANNTDCDDQDPYNARGNLEFCDAQDNNCNSSVDEENVCMGKGWKVRTDSALTGRNWRTVALTPTDWVWVAGDGGKLAIRKAAGESFLSLDEQCGAANWKAAWARSDGAVFLVGDNGQIAWHNGTTCNDRRSIDANSPLTSIVGRFDGNSTQLYAVSQWGKLYTWSPGGAVTQRFDLTNPAYLGIHAIDAAAQFLLVGGTNEYNRPNSGPLISSHPGNGDATQVVDHTLVNVPGNYKGYLTAVWMESSSFAYAVGDKGIVLRWNGNKNWSYVNLPADSPVVDYTSVVALSPYFVYITDTEGRIRLLKPSGWAPAPLYDGDRPLRDIAARAMDDIWAVGDNGLVVHFAE; translated from the coding sequence TTGACGGTCGCCTACACCTTCAGGACCCAGTGCCTTGTTGTCAGCGCACAGGATGGTGACAGCGGCGAGCCAGAACAGCAGAAGCTCACGAGCAGCTTGAAGCAGCTCCAACAGGGGTCCGCAGAGGCCGTGGCCGCAGTCTTCCGCAAAGCCACCTGGAGCCGGACGCTGCGCATCACAGCCACCGCCTACGGGAACTCCTCTTGCGAAGGCTCCGTGCTGGCGAGGAAGGAAAGCACCGTTGCCCTTCCAGAAACACAAATCGTCGAGCACCGGATCGACTTGGCGGCACCCGATGAGGACGGGGATGGTTACATCCCCCTCGATCAAGGCGGGGTGGATTGCAACGATAGCGACCCAGCGTTTCACCCGGGCATCCAGGAAGTGTGTGACAATCAGGATAATAACTGTGACGGAAACATCGACGAAGGCGCTGGGCCAAACTGGTATCCCGACAGGGATGGGGACAACTTCGGAGATGTGAAGGCCACTCCTCTCGCCAGCTGCGCTCAGCCCGCGTCACAGGGCACCACTCAGTACGTGCAGGACAACTCAGACTGCCTGGACTCGAACAAGGAGGTTTTCCCTCGGAAGGACCATAGCGAGACTCGGTGTGACGAGGTGGATGACGACTGCGACGGTATTGTGGATGACGGCTTCGCCCTCAAGGGCGAAACCTGCAACGATCCGTGCCCTAAGGGAACATATGTCTGCAACAGCACCCGCGATGGGCTGGCGTGCAGTGGTGCACCGCCCAAAGAGCCTTACTATCCAGACGCAGATGGCGATGGAGAGGGTGATGCACGAGGCGCCAATTCTGGATTGAAATGCCCTGAGGAACCTTCCCCTTCGGGTACCGTCGCCAACAACACCGACTGCGATGATCAAGATCCTTACAACGCTCGCGGGAACCTCGAGTTCTGTGACGCTCAGGACAACAACTGCAATTCCTCTGTAGACGAGGAAAACGTCTGCATGGGCAAAGGCTGGAAAGTGCGCACTGACTCAGCCCTTACTGGACGCAACTGGAGAACCGTAGCGCTCACCCCAACAGACTGGGTCTGGGTGGCAGGAGATGGCGGCAAACTCGCCATTCGCAAAGCTGCCGGTGAGAGCTTCTTGAGTCTGGATGAGCAGTGCGGCGCTGCCAACTGGAAAGCAGCCTGGGCTCGCAGCGACGGAGCAGTCTTTCTCGTGGGCGACAACGGACAGATTGCATGGCATAACGGCACCACCTGCAATGACCGAAGGTCCATTGACGCCAACAGTCCTCTGACGAGCATTGTTGGACGTTTCGATGGAAACTCGACGCAACTCTACGCCGTGAGTCAGTGGGGAAAGCTGTACACCTGGTCCCCAGGGGGAGCAGTCACTCAGCGCTTCGACCTGACAAATCCTGCATACCTTGGCATCCACGCGATTGACGCTGCTGCACAGTTCCTGCTGGTCGGTGGCACAAACGAGTATAACCGGCCCAATTCGGGCCCCCTCATCTCCAGTCATCCTGGCAATGGCGATGCAACCCAAGTCGTGGACCACACCCTGGTGAACGTTCCCGGTAATTACAAAGGCTATTTGACCGCAGTGTGGATGGAGTCATCCAGTTTTGCCTACGCCGTGGGAGACAAAGGGATCGTCCTGAGATGGAATGGGAATAAGAACTGGTCTTATGTGAACCTTCCGGCAGACAGTCCTGTTGTTGATTACACAAGCGTGGTGGCGCTGAGTCCTTACTTCGTCTACATCACCGACACGGAAGGGCGCATTCGCCTCCTCAAACCGAGTGGATGGGCACCCGCCCCCCTGTATGATGGAGACCGCCCCTTGAGGGACATCGCGGCCAGGGCGATGGATGACATCTGGGCCGTGGGCGATAACGGCCTCGTGGTCCATTTCGCGGAGTGA
- a CDS encoding GAF domain-containing protein: MIEVFTKISEATKLLLEKGFTPLHASSALSMVGSALKVDRVYIFENQPYPIRGRMMADARYAWTVPGLTSPLESSTLQSVCLRELAPQWSDLLSQGHIVTSLTKDAPPRMKVLLDDHKTRSMMMAPLRPAKEWWGFVGFDDCQQNRVWSAEEVILLKSLASGLSAALRHRQMRSSLSQTRSQLREMMTLSVNR, encoded by the coding sequence ATGATCGAAGTCTTCACGAAGATTTCTGAAGCGACGAAGCTCCTCCTGGAGAAGGGCTTCACCCCCCTCCACGCCAGCTCGGCGCTGTCCATGGTGGGAAGCGCGCTGAAGGTGGACCGCGTCTACATCTTCGAGAACCAGCCCTACCCCATCCGGGGCCGGATGATGGCGGACGCGCGGTACGCGTGGACGGTGCCGGGGCTCACCTCGCCGCTGGAGTCCTCCACCCTGCAGAGCGTCTGCCTGCGGGAGCTGGCCCCCCAGTGGTCGGACCTGCTCTCCCAGGGGCACATCGTCACCAGCCTGACCAAGGATGCGCCCCCGCGCATGAAGGTGCTGCTGGATGACCACAAGACGCGCTCGATGATGATGGCGCCCCTGCGGCCGGCCAAGGAGTGGTGGGGTTTCGTGGGCTTCGATGACTGCCAGCAGAACCGGGTGTGGAGCGCCGAAGAGGTCATCCTGCTCAAGTCCCTGGCAAGCGGGCTGAGCGCGGCGCTGCGCCACCGGCAGATGCGCTCCTCGCTGTCCCAGACGCGCTCCCAGCTGCGCGAGATGATGACCCTGAGCGTGAACCGGTAA
- a CDS encoding sigma-54-dependent transcriptional regulator produces the protein MKAPRILAVDDDPHARDLLRRLLGTLGEVMQAPHPEGAIERLTEDGPFDLVLTDMAMPNPGDGLRVLQEVKTRLPDTPVIVVTAFGNIEGALDSIQQGAFDYLAKPFDVDAIVRVARRALDQKRLVEENRSLRKQVERSTLVGRSPALLEVYKQVARAATSNVPVLITGETGTGKEMVARSLHKRSPRAAGPFIPVDCGAIAESLMESELFGHSRGAFTGATGARRGLFEEASGGTLFLDEIGDVGLKVQSQLLRVLQEGEIRRVGESAPVKVDVRVVAATNKDLQARVAEGLFREDLLYRLDVVHLRLPPLRERREDVTAMVEHFAALHARGGVRPVVTPEALARLTAYEWPGNVRQLENVVARALALNVTGVLGPQDFPEPIGDAPKKLTGLAEDMPSLAELSRRYAAQVLQHVGGNKSEAARLLGVDRKTLYKLLEAAEPEET, from the coding sequence ATGAAAGCCCCCCGTATCCTCGCCGTCGATGATGATCCGCACGCGAGGGACCTGTTGCGGCGGTTGCTCGGGACCTTGGGCGAGGTGATGCAGGCCCCCCACCCGGAGGGAGCCATCGAGCGGCTGACCGAGGACGGACCGTTTGACCTGGTGCTCACGGACATGGCGATGCCCAACCCGGGGGACGGCCTGCGGGTGCTGCAAGAAGTGAAGACGCGGCTGCCGGACACGCCGGTCATCGTGGTGACGGCGTTCGGAAACATCGAGGGCGCGCTGGACAGCATCCAGCAGGGGGCCTTCGACTACCTGGCCAAGCCGTTCGATGTGGATGCCATCGTGCGCGTGGCGCGGCGGGCGTTGGACCAGAAGCGGCTGGTGGAGGAGAACCGCTCGCTGCGCAAGCAGGTGGAGCGCAGCACGCTGGTGGGCCGGAGCCCGGCGCTGCTGGAAGTGTACAAGCAGGTGGCGCGTGCGGCGACGAGCAACGTGCCGGTGCTGATTACAGGCGAGACGGGGACGGGGAAGGAGATGGTGGCGCGCTCGCTGCACAAGCGCTCGCCACGGGCTGCGGGGCCGTTCATCCCGGTGGACTGCGGGGCCATCGCCGAGTCGCTGATGGAGAGCGAGCTGTTCGGTCACTCGCGAGGGGCCTTCACGGGGGCCACGGGGGCGCGGCGCGGGTTGTTCGAGGAGGCGAGCGGCGGCACGCTGTTCCTGGACGAGATTGGCGACGTGGGGCTGAAGGTCCAGTCACAGCTCTTGCGCGTGCTCCAGGAGGGAGAGATCCGCCGGGTGGGGGAGAGCGCCCCGGTGAAGGTGGACGTGCGGGTGGTGGCGGCGACGAACAAGGACTTGCAGGCGCGGGTGGCGGAGGGGTTGTTCCGGGAGGACTTGCTGTACCGGCTGGACGTGGTGCACCTGCGGCTGCCGCCGCTGCGCGAGCGGCGGGAGGACGTCACCGCGATGGTGGAGCACTTCGCGGCGCTGCACGCGCGGGGCGGGGTGCGGCCGGTGGTGACGCCGGAGGCCCTGGCGCGGCTGACGGCGTACGAGTGGCCGGGCAACGTGCGGCAGTTGGAGAATGTGGTGGCGCGGGCCCTGGCGCTCAACGTGACGGGAGTGCTGGGACCCCAGGACTTCCCGGAGCCCATAGGGGACGCGCCCAAGAAGCTGACCGGGCTGGCCGAAGACATGCCGAGCCTGGCGGAACTGTCCCGGCGGTACGCGGCGCAAGTGCTCCAGCACGTGGGCGGGAACAAGAGCGAGGCGGCGCGGCTCCTCGGCGTGGACCGCAAGACGCTCTACAAGTTGCTGGAGGCGGCCGAACCCGAGGAGACCTGA
- a CDS encoding sensor histidine kinase: MSVRVPLRGYRAGFLFAVALLAAVAAFSLWTEVRTGQQVDHLVKEALDRASLIGRIRVDALSLESAIEAHVRAMDDRQRQAANAVMEDILGGIRRSTDAYTKDVPPGEKVTWQRFNTACQTLADQVRAAAVFSHRREAERARVHLTDRIRPLVLEVDELATQLAQENAQDARDLAAHTASLRVRNTVLGAVATLVAVLISLLVGWHITSVLRRQETTIQRQLEDLGRANEELDSFTHRVAHDLMGPLAPLKGYLTLIRRTGGVVDPGALEMLAQCESSAGRMGELIEALLRFCRAGRRGEHTAAELDTAVSTVLLELAQTATALGVTLERELVPGVSVDCPNQLLQVVARNLVSNAVKYTAGQPTPRVTVRVFPAGDEAVLEVVDNGMGMSAATRASLFQPFFRAPEARGRPGHGLGLATVKRLVEAHGGLLVVNSEPGVGTKMEARLPRVKMPVPDSEPLSSRHQVSS; encoded by the coding sequence GTGAGCGTTCGCGTTCCCCTGCGAGGCTACAGGGCCGGGTTTCTCTTCGCGGTGGCGCTCCTGGCCGCCGTGGCGGCCTTTTCCCTGTGGACCGAGGTGCGCACGGGCCAGCAGGTGGACCACCTCGTGAAGGAGGCCCTGGATCGGGCGAGCCTCATCGGGCGGATCCGGGTGGATGCGCTCTCCTTGGAGAGCGCCATCGAAGCCCACGTGCGGGCCATGGATGACCGGCAGCGCCAGGCGGCCAACGCGGTGATGGAGGACATCCTGGGGGGCATCCGCCGCTCCACCGATGCGTACACGAAGGACGTGCCGCCGGGCGAGAAGGTGACGTGGCAGCGCTTCAACACGGCTTGCCAGACGCTGGCGGATCAGGTGCGTGCCGCCGCGGTCTTTTCCCATCGCCGCGAGGCGGAGCGCGCCCGGGTCCACCTGACGGACCGGATTCGCCCGCTGGTGCTGGAGGTGGACGAGCTGGCCACGCAGCTGGCCCAGGAGAACGCGCAGGACGCGCGGGATCTGGCCGCCCACACCGCCTCGCTGCGCGTGCGCAACACGGTGCTTGGTGCGGTGGCGACGCTGGTGGCGGTGCTCATCTCCTTGCTGGTGGGCTGGCACATCACCTCGGTGCTGCGGCGGCAGGAGACGACGATCCAGCGGCAGCTGGAGGACCTGGGGCGCGCGAACGAGGAGCTGGATTCCTTCACCCACCGGGTGGCGCACGACTTGATGGGGCCGCTGGCACCGCTCAAGGGATACCTGACGCTCATCCGCCGCACGGGGGGGGTGGTGGACCCGGGGGCGCTGGAGATGCTGGCGCAGTGTGAGTCGAGCGCGGGGCGCATGGGCGAGCTCATCGAGGCGCTGCTGCGCTTCTGCCGGGCCGGGCGCCGTGGGGAGCATACGGCGGCGGAGCTGGACACGGCGGTGAGCACGGTGCTGTTGGAGCTGGCGCAGACCGCCACCGCGCTGGGGGTGACGCTGGAGCGGGAGCTGGTGCCGGGCGTGTCGGTGGACTGCCCCAACCAGCTGCTCCAGGTGGTGGCGCGCAACCTGGTGTCCAACGCGGTGAAGTACACGGCGGGCCAGCCCACGCCGCGCGTCACCGTCCGGGTCTTTCCGGCGGGGGACGAGGCGGTGCTGGAGGTGGTGGACAACGGCATGGGGATGAGCGCGGCGACGCGGGCCTCGCTCTTCCAGCCGTTCTTCCGGGCACCCGAGGCCCGGGGCCGTCCGGGCCATGGCCTGGGGCTGGCCACCGTGAAGCGGTTGGTGGAGGCGCACGGAGGGCTGCTCGTCGTGAATTCCGAGCCCGGCGTGGGAACGAAGATGGAAGCCCGGCTGCCCCGGGTGAAGATGCCCGTTCCGGACTCCGAGCCCCTCTCTTCCCGCCACCAGGTTTCCTCATGA
- a CDS encoding tetratricopeptide repeat protein — protein MRTFRGLLALLALAAGLSGCAHSSVPSTHLLENAAQRAQQGSGEARTLALAGFHAYLVKGDVAAAQGLFDASVAKAPDEPYGLMGQHLLARRIAAVDRALTTALQLTARAPTHPLATAAARYVLDQVGTSPDSDERILAGVRQALEAGAPGETAQILRGAQMAISYIRGDMKATEAALSDVGSATQVTLVGPFAPYRLLGFDTLTPPEKDGSLAGPFPGPRGPLVPRPLSAPDGRHRLDGEPSEGDVYVLAFDAEVTEAGVYLARTVSSSAHKVWMNGTLLFERRPFARAEPTVKGRALTLAPGRYRFVTTLTRNNGAGNLSFTLPRADGRPATVRFTPATGPAPSWNAAAPAFVEAPLFYPGAGQLAAAIEKEAGGLLAAFLAVRDGMGRDADGARVLLEGVAAEVDTPALLTLRAELASQDRTVPTKVARGRATRELETALAKDPKDVTALMLRAELSLGDEQPAVALEVLQTALEAAGPAAFPVHLLRARAALALGVEAQAEDSLAAALTAWPKLCDALGLRYTLARRRDAVDLMDRLVSESAGCSGALSRAAEHARQRGDTVSAIQGYTELLARDPGNPSLGATLAHLLVSMRRYDEATATLRGLLAQWPRNALLLKRLADVREYAGAPAEALALREQALALDGNDLSLHRAVARAKTGKELLQEFAIDGKQAIAAYEAARGQEDSAAAYVLDAAAVQVFPDGSLVNRIHIIQKALEQSGIQEIAEVNIPAGAQVLALRTLKADGTVLEPEAIAGKDAISLPGVQVGDYIEVEYLLAEPSRGPAQPGFTASAFYFQISGMPNNWATYTVVAPKGTGMRVDAHGMKAPAPEVKGDREIFTYEARRVPPYIPEPDAPQSANEYLPFVMVGAGTLGSETTAASYADNFLDRAARNSEVEAFARRVVEKKTGLEAVKALHAAVMKQIPGRDTGLAQSAATTVAQDRGSRLMLLKASLDVLGIPARLAMVRTFYTDPAPYLFPADALLTFVALRVDLPGEAPLWLDTSVRFGPFGGLPESAMGDREAYLLPEPGRGAEKVKTPPLRQTPPKKVKLWLEVKDDGQLNGRGEEVYSDFEAAQLADAFEALSAENRQQALQGAVARYFGGAELTSVKLEHAEEVGAPLTLRYEFTVPRFARAEGSNRLVLGPVSFPALLGRRYVQLSSRDTPLFIDASEASDTEVRTTLPAGWRLTDPQANLRVDSPFGSLTRSEKQEGRVLTITESLRVPRNRIPVKGYEAFSQFAGDVDLLQTRDLVLTK, from the coding sequence ATGCGAACCTTTCGCGGCCTCCTCGCGCTGCTCGCCCTCGCCGCCGGCCTGTCCGGTTGCGCCCACTCCTCCGTTCCCTCCACCCACCTGCTGGAGAATGCCGCCCAGCGGGCCCAGCAGGGCAGCGGGGAGGCTCGCACGCTCGCGCTCGCGGGCTTTCACGCCTACCTCGTGAAGGGGGACGTGGCCGCCGCGCAGGGCCTCTTTGACGCCTCGGTCGCCAAGGCGCCGGATGAGCCCTATGGCCTCATGGGCCAGCACCTGCTGGCCCGCCGCATCGCCGCGGTGGACCGGGCCCTCACCACCGCCCTGCAACTGACCGCACGCGCTCCCACCCACCCGCTCGCGACGGCCGCCGCCCGCTACGTGCTGGACCAGGTGGGCACCTCGCCGGACTCGGACGAGCGCATCCTGGCGGGGGTTCGTCAGGCGCTCGAGGCCGGCGCGCCGGGAGAGACCGCCCAGATTCTTCGCGGCGCCCAGATGGCCATCTCCTATATCCGGGGGGACATGAAGGCCACGGAGGCGGCGCTGAGCGACGTGGGCTCCGCCACCCAGGTGACGCTGGTGGGCCCCTTCGCCCCCTATCGCCTGCTGGGCTTCGACACCCTCACCCCTCCCGAGAAGGATGGCTCCCTGGCGGGTCCCTTTCCCGGCCCCCGGGGCCCCCTCGTTCCCCGCCCCTTGAGCGCTCCGGATGGACGGCACCGCCTGGACGGAGAGCCCTCCGAGGGAGATGTGTACGTGCTGGCCTTCGACGCGGAGGTGACCGAGGCCGGCGTGTACCTGGCGAGGACCGTCTCGTCCTCCGCCCATAAGGTGTGGATGAACGGCACGCTCCTCTTCGAGCGCCGCCCCTTCGCCCGCGCCGAGCCCACCGTCAAGGGCCGTGCCCTGACCCTGGCGCCGGGGCGGTACCGCTTCGTGACAACGCTCACGCGCAACAACGGCGCGGGCAACCTCTCCTTCACCCTGCCGCGCGCCGATGGCCGCCCCGCCACCGTGCGCTTCACCCCCGCCACCGGCCCCGCGCCCTCGTGGAACGCGGCCGCCCCCGCCTTCGTGGAGGCCCCCCTGTTCTATCCTGGCGCGGGGCAGCTCGCGGCGGCGATCGAGAAGGAGGCCGGAGGGCTGCTGGCCGCCTTCCTCGCGGTGAGGGACGGCATGGGGCGGGACGCCGATGGGGCCCGGGTGCTGCTGGAGGGCGTGGCGGCCGAGGTGGACACCCCCGCGCTGCTCACCCTGCGCGCGGAGCTGGCCTCGCAGGACCGCACGGTGCCCACGAAGGTGGCGCGGGGACGGGCCACCCGGGAGCTGGAGACCGCGCTCGCGAAGGACCCCAAGGACGTGACGGCGCTGATGCTGCGCGCGGAATTGTCCCTCGGAGACGAGCAGCCCGCCGTGGCGCTCGAGGTGCTCCAGACGGCGCTGGAGGCCGCGGGCCCCGCCGCCTTCCCCGTGCACCTGCTGAGGGCCCGGGCCGCGCTCGCGCTGGGCGTGGAAGCCCAGGCCGAGGACTCCCTCGCCGCCGCGCTGACCGCCTGGCCGAAGCTGTGTGATGCCTTGGGGCTGCGCTACACCCTGGCCCGGCGCCGGGACGCGGTGGACCTCATGGACCGGCTCGTCTCGGAGTCCGCGGGCTGCTCGGGCGCCCTGAGCCGCGCCGCCGAGCACGCGCGCCAACGCGGGGACACGGTCAGCGCCATCCAGGGCTACACGGAGCTGCTCGCCCGGGATCCCGGCAACCCGAGCCTGGGCGCCACGCTGGCCCATCTGCTCGTGTCGATGCGCCGCTACGACGAGGCCACGGCCACGCTGCGCGGGCTCCTCGCCCAGTGGCCCCGCAACGCCCTCCTCCTGAAGCGGCTGGCGGATGTGCGGGAGTACGCGGGCGCCCCCGCCGAGGCGCTCGCCCTGCGCGAGCAGGCGCTCGCCCTCGACGGCAACGACTTGTCCCTGCACCGCGCCGTGGCCCGGGCGAAGACGGGCAAGGAGCTGCTCCAGGAGTTCGCCATCGACGGCAAGCAGGCCATCGCGGCCTACGAAGCGGCGCGGGGCCAGGAGGACAGCGCCGCCGCGTACGTGCTGGATGCCGCCGCCGTCCAGGTCTTCCCGGATGGGTCGCTCGTCAACCGCATCCACATCATCCAGAAGGCGCTGGAGCAGAGCGGCATCCAGGAGATCGCCGAGGTGAACATCCCCGCGGGCGCCCAGGTGCTGGCCCTGCGGACCCTCAAGGCGGACGGCACGGTGCTGGAGCCCGAGGCCATCGCGGGCAAGGACGCCATCAGCCTTCCCGGCGTGCAGGTGGGGGACTACATCGAGGTGGAGTACCTGCTCGCGGAGCCCTCGCGCGGGCCCGCGCAGCCGGGCTTCACCGCCTCCGCCTTCTACTTCCAGATTTCGGGCATGCCGAACAACTGGGCCACGTACACCGTGGTGGCGCCCAAGGGCACGGGCATGCGCGTGGATGCCCACGGCATGAAGGCGCCCGCCCCCGAGGTGAAGGGGGACCGGGAAATCTTCACCTACGAGGCCCGGCGGGTGCCGCCCTACATCCCCGAGCCGGACGCGCCCCAGTCGGCCAACGAGTACCTGCCCTTCGTGATGGTGGGCGCGGGGACGCTGGGCAGCGAGACCACCGCGGCGTCGTACGCGGACAACTTCCTCGACCGGGCGGCACGCAACTCGGAGGTGGAGGCGTTCGCCCGCCGGGTGGTGGAGAAGAAGACGGGGCTCGAGGCGGTGAAGGCCCTGCACGCGGCGGTGATGAAGCAGATTCCAGGCCGGGACACCGGGCTCGCGCAGTCGGCGGCCACCACGGTGGCCCAGGACCGCGGCAGCCGGTTGATGTTGCTCAAGGCCAGCCTGGACGTGCTGGGCATCCCGGCGCGGCTGGCCATGGTGCGCACCTTCTATACGGACCCGGCGCCGTACCTCTTTCCCGCGGACGCGCTGCTCACCTTCGTGGCCCTGCGGGTGGACCTGCCCGGCGAGGCCCCCCTCTGGCTGGACACCTCGGTGCGCTTTGGCCCCTTCGGGGGGCTGCCCGAGTCGGCCATGGGAGACCGTGAGGCGTACCTGCTGCCCGAGCCCGGCCGCGGCGCGGAGAAGGTGAAGACGCCTCCCCTGCGGCAGACGCCCCCCAAGAAGGTGAAGCTGTGGCTGGAGGTGAAGGACGACGGCCAGCTCAACGGCCGCGGCGAAGAGGTGTACTCGGACTTCGAGGCCGCGCAGCTCGCCGACGCCTTCGAGGCCCTCTCGGCGGAGAACCGCCAACAGGCGCTCCAGGGCGCCGTGGCACGCTACTTCGGCGGCGCGGAGCTCACCTCCGTGAAGCTGGAGCACGCCGAGGAGGTGGGGGCGCCGCTCACCCTCCGCTACGAGTTCACCGTCCCGCGCTTCGCCCGCGCCGAGGGCAGCAACCGGCTCGTGCTGGGGCCCGTCAGCTTCCCGGCCCTGCTCGGGCGGCGCTACGTGCAGCTCAGCTCCCGCGACACGCCGCTGTTCATCGACGCCTCCGAGGCCAGCGACACCGAGGTGCGCACCACCCTGCCCGCGGGCTGGCGGCTGACGGATCCGCAGGCGAACCTCCGGGTGGACAGCCCCTTTGGCTCCCTCACCCGCTCGGAGAAGCAGGAGGGGCGCGTGCTCACCATCACCGAGTCGCTGCGCGTGCCGCGCAACCGCATCCCCGTGAAGGGCTACGAGGCGTTCTCGCAGTTCGCCGGGGACGTGGACCTCCTCCAGACGAGGGATCTCGTCCTGACCAAGTAG